The window acagagacgtgatagagcaaatcaatgggctattccacgtttaggcatgcatgcaggcacccataaccaaaaccctcctctcccaaaacataaaaatctacttaccccgagcacgatcctcagtttcttcctcaccatcaacttcctgctgctgcgactggctagcctcctcctggcttgagaagagctcctggctacatgtgtactgggactccggggtgtctccctccacgccagtagcctcactgtcgccttcctctacaacctcccccacttctccctgctgtgaactctccatcgtgctcctaggattggcagtggggtcacacccaagtatggcatccagctcctggtaaaaacggcaggtcgtgggggcagctcctgagcggcgatttccctcacgagctttgcagtaagcactcctcagctcttttattttgaccctgcactgcaacgcgtcccgttcatggccccttctcatcaaggactgtgatatctgcccataggtatcataatttctccttctggagcgcagctgtgcttgcacagcctcctctccccaaacacttatgaggtcctgcagctctgcattggtccatgctggggctcgtttggtgcgtggaggcatggtcgctgattgattgattgagtaattgcactccacatctggctgagcaaacaggaaggggatttttaaaattcccggggcatttaaaggaggggtcaggtgagccgagggcagtggagtttgcatgatttcCAGAGAGGCTTCttaggtatgctgggatacctactTATGCCACGGAgatcaataaaaacgctggtgggtgtccacacttgctgaccagcactggatcaccagcgctggatcccctacacccgaggctcgaccgggtgtacagccagcgctgcaaccagggagttgccacgctgtgcaagtgtggccacatcctaagttgcagtgctgtaaccccctcaccagcgctgcaactctgtagtgtagccaaggcctaagggtatgcctacacttgaaatttcaaagcgcttttttcacacccttgagcgcaaaagttgcagtgctgtaaagtgctagtgtagccaagccctaacagatcctttgttgctgcctaggccagtgtcctttgttcctgtgaggctgggctgagtttgtcccatacatgccctgatgaggtgttaactgcccctctgttcctggagagttttgcctgggcttgttttaagccagtggttgtcaaacttttgtactggtgactcatTTCACACAGCAAACGTCTGAGTGCAACCCAccctaataaatatatttaaaaagtgtttttaaatttaacaccattataaatgctagaggcaaagcagggtttgggagtggaggctgacagctcccgaccccccaggtaataacctcctgacccccactttgagaatctctgttttaagccatgagaacacattttcagcctcataactatacacATTAAATTACAACTTATAACATTACGATAATAACAATGCTCAacgcatcatgagccttccaaagacactcaacatgacaaactttgcactggataccacacaatcatattaaaaGGATGAACACGGGGGTGCAGAGTGTTCCCCCGAGATATAGAGTGTCACAACCAGGCTTTCAG of the Gopherus flavomarginatus isolate rGopFla2 chromosome 1, rGopFla2.mat.asm, whole genome shotgun sequence genome contains:
- the LOC127055335 gene encoding zinc finger and SCAN domain-containing protein 20-like, which encodes MPPRTKRAPAWTNAELQDLISVWGEEAVQAQLRSRRRNYDTYGQISQSLMRRGHERDALQCRVKIKELRSAYCKAREGNRRSGAAPTTCRFYQELDAILGCDPTANPRSTMESSQQGEVGEVVEEGDSEATGVEGDTPESQYTCSQELFSSQEEASQSQQQEVDGEEETEDRARGK